A genome region from Thermomonospora amylolytica includes the following:
- a CDS encoding polynucleotide kinase-phosphatase, protein MTEIKVPEMGLVVLVGVSGSGKSHFARRHFAPSQVVSSDRCRAMVADDENDQSATGDAFDLLHYIVAKRLRRGLLTVVDATNVQPHGRQQLVRIAKDHDVLSVAIVLNVPLEVARERNAARPDRDLPDHVLPRQHWELRRGLRSLGREFRRHYVLDGVEEIDAATVSYERAWNDKRELTGPFDVIGDVHGCRAELETLLAELGYEIERDADGRPRGARHPEGRTAVFVGDLVDRGPDTPGVLRLVMGMVAAGTALCVSGNHENKLVRALRGRKVKVAHGLAESLRQLEAETAEFRDRALAFMDGLISHYVLDGGRLVVAHAGLKEEYHGRSSGRVRSFALYGDTTGETDEYGLPVRYPWADDYRGKAMVVYGHTPVLEPEWVNNTICLDTGCVFGGRLTALRYPERELVAVPAEKVWYEPVRPLGAEAGTAAQAGARRERDVLKISDVFDLNGVRTSLLGRVTVREENALAALEVMSRFAIDPRWLVYLPPTMAPTATSALPGHLEHPAEAFEAYRGDGLERVVCEEKHMGSRAVAVVCRDAGVAAARFGVDDGTTGALYTRTGRAFFRDPARTEELLGRLRAAIGAAGLWDELGTGWLVLDCELMPWSAKAMDLIRTQYAATGAAARAALPAATAVLERAAARGLDVAELRERTARRAANAAAFRDAYARYCWNVDGLEGVRLAPFQVLAGEGIAYAAARDHLWHLGIADRLAAADPSGLLATTAFQVVDLASEESAAAATDWWRGLTEGGGEGMVVKPLGPVPDGRKVQPGLKCRGREYLRIIYGPDYTDPDNLERLRDRRLGRKRSLAMREHALGMEALDRLTAGEPMWRIHQAVFAVLALESEPVDPRL, encoded by the coding sequence TTGACCGAGATCAAGGTCCCCGAGATGGGGCTGGTCGTGCTCGTCGGCGTGTCCGGATCCGGCAAGTCCCACTTCGCCCGCAGGCACTTCGCGCCCTCGCAGGTGGTCTCGTCGGACCGCTGCCGCGCCATGGTCGCCGACGACGAGAACGACCAGTCCGCCACCGGCGACGCGTTCGACCTGCTGCACTACATCGTCGCCAAGCGGCTGCGGCGCGGGCTGCTGACCGTCGTGGACGCCACCAATGTGCAGCCGCACGGCCGGCAGCAGCTCGTGCGGATCGCCAAGGACCACGACGTGCTGTCGGTGGCGATCGTGCTGAACGTGCCCCTGGAGGTCGCGCGGGAACGCAACGCCGCCCGCCCCGACCGCGACCTGCCCGACCATGTGCTGCCCCGCCAGCACTGGGAGCTGCGGCGCGGGCTGCGGAGCCTGGGCCGGGAGTTCCGCCGCCACTACGTGCTCGACGGGGTCGAGGAGATCGACGCCGCCACCGTCTCCTACGAGCGGGCCTGGAACGACAAGCGCGAGCTGACCGGCCCGTTCGACGTCATCGGCGACGTCCACGGCTGCCGCGCCGAGCTGGAGACGCTGCTGGCCGAGCTGGGGTACGAGATCGAACGCGACGCCGACGGCCGCCCCCGCGGCGCCCGCCATCCCGAGGGCCGCACCGCCGTGTTCGTCGGGGACCTGGTGGACCGCGGCCCCGACACCCCCGGCGTGCTGCGGCTGGTCATGGGGATGGTCGCGGCGGGCACGGCGCTGTGCGTGTCCGGCAACCACGAGAACAAGCTGGTCCGCGCGCTGCGGGGCCGCAAGGTCAAGGTCGCCCACGGGCTGGCCGAGTCGCTGCGGCAGCTCGAGGCCGAGACCGCGGAGTTCCGCGACCGGGCGCTGGCGTTCATGGACGGGCTGATCAGCCACTACGTCCTGGACGGCGGGCGGCTGGTGGTGGCGCACGCCGGGCTCAAGGAGGAGTACCACGGCCGCTCCTCGGGCCGGGTCCGCTCGTTCGCCCTCTACGGCGACACGACGGGGGAGACCGACGAGTACGGGCTGCCGGTCCGCTACCCGTGGGCCGACGACTACCGGGGCAAGGCGATGGTCGTCTACGGCCACACCCCGGTCCTGGAGCCGGAGTGGGTCAACAACACCATCTGCCTCGACACCGGATGCGTGTTCGGCGGCAGGCTCACCGCGCTCCGCTACCCCGAACGCGAGCTGGTCGCCGTCCCCGCCGAGAAGGTCTGGTACGAGCCGGTCCGCCCGCTGGGCGCCGAGGCCGGGACCGCCGCGCAGGCCGGCGCCCGCCGCGAGCGCGACGTGCTCAAGATCTCCGACGTGTTCGACCTGAACGGCGTGCGGACCTCCCTGCTGGGGCGGGTCACGGTCCGCGAGGAGAACGCGCTGGCCGCGCTGGAGGTGATGAGCCGGTTCGCGATCGACCCGCGCTGGCTGGTGTACCTGCCGCCGACCATGGCCCCGACCGCGACCTCCGCCCTGCCCGGCCACCTGGAGCACCCGGCCGAGGCGTTCGAGGCGTACCGCGGGGACGGGCTGGAACGGGTGGTGTGCGAGGAGAAGCACATGGGCTCCCGGGCCGTCGCCGTGGTCTGCCGCGACGCCGGCGTGGCCGCCGCCCGCTTCGGCGTGGACGACGGCACCACCGGGGCCCTGTACACCCGCACCGGCCGGGCGTTCTTCCGTGACCCCGCCCGCACCGAGGAACTGCTGGGCAGGCTGCGGGCCGCGATCGGCGCGGCCGGGCTGTGGGACGAGCTCGGCACCGGCTGGCTGGTGCTGGACTGCGAGCTGATGCCGTGGTCGGCCAAGGCGATGGACCTGATCCGCACCCAGTACGCGGCGACCGGAGCCGCCGCCCGCGCCGCGCTGCCCGCCGCCACCGCCGTCCTGGAACGGGCCGCCGCCCGCGGCCTCGACGTGGCGGAGCTGCGGGAGCGCACGGCGCGGCGGGCGGCCAACGCGGCGGCGTTCCGCGACGCCTACGCCCGCTACTGCTGGAACGTCGACGGGCTGGAGGGGGTCCGGCTCGCCCCGTTCCAGGTCCTGGCGGGGGAGGGGATCGCCTACGCCGCCGCCCGCGACCACCTGTGGCACCTGGGGATCGCCGACCGGCTGGCCGCCGCCGACCCGAGCGGGCTGCTGGCCACCACCGCGTTCCAGGTCGTCGACCTGGCCTCGGAGGAGTCGGCGGCCGCGGCCACGGACTGGTGGCGGGGGCTCACGGAGGGCGGCGGCGAGGGCATGGTCGTCAAGCCCCTCGGCCCCGTGCCGGACGGACGGAAGGTGCAGCCGGGCCTGAAATGCCGGGGCCGCGAATACCTGCGGATCATCTACGGCCCCGACTACACCGACCCGGACAACCTGGAACGCCTCCGCGACCGCAGGCTCGGCCGGAAACGGTCACTGGCCATGCGGGAGCACGCCCTCGGCATGGAGGCGCTGGACCGGCTCACCGCAGGAGAGCCCATGTGGCGGATCCACCAGGCGGTGTTCGCGGTGCTGGCCCTGGAGTCCGAGCCCGTCGATCCCCGGCTGTGA
- a CDS encoding nucleotidyltransferase domain-containing protein, with the protein MTEADVPDLRLVREHTVLSVVVGSRAYGLDTEDSDVDRRGVFLVPTPLFWSFDKPPTHLDGPEPERFSWEFERFCGLALQANPTVLECLWSPIVEEITDVGRELVGVRTAFLSRRAHRTFTRYADSQFRKLEADLRNRGEPRWKHVMHLLRLLASGRHLAEHGEPLVHVGDLRDRLLAVRRGEVGWPEIERWRAELAAGMDAAVERGPLPPEPDRRRVADLLYEVRRRSAAQALG; encoded by the coding sequence GTGACCGAGGCGGATGTGCCGGATCTGCGGCTGGTGCGCGAGCACACGGTGCTGTCGGTGGTGGTGGGCTCGCGGGCGTACGGGCTGGACACCGAGGACAGCGACGTGGACCGGCGCGGGGTGTTCCTGGTCCCCACCCCGCTGTTCTGGAGCTTCGACAAGCCGCCGACGCATCTGGACGGGCCGGAGCCCGAGCGGTTCTCCTGGGAGTTCGAACGGTTCTGCGGGCTGGCCCTGCAGGCCAACCCGACCGTGCTGGAATGCCTGTGGTCGCCGATCGTGGAGGAGATCACCGACGTCGGCCGCGAGCTGGTGGGCGTCCGCACCGCGTTCCTGTCCCGGCGCGCCCACCGCACGTTCACCCGCTACGCCGACAGCCAGTTCCGCAAGCTGGAGGCCGACCTGCGCAACCGCGGCGAGCCCCGCTGGAAGCACGTGATGCACCTGCTGCGGCTGCTGGCCAGCGGCCGGCACCTGGCCGAGCACGGCGAACCGCTGGTGCACGTCGGCGACCTGCGCGACCGGCTGCTGGCGGTCCGCCGCGGCGAGGTCGGCTGGCCGGAGATCGAACGCTGGCGCGCCGAGCTGGCCGCCGGGATGGACGCCGCCGTCGAGCGCGGCCCGCTGCCGCCCGAACCCGACCGCCGCCGCGTCGCCGACCTGCTGTACGAGGTCCGCCGTCGATCGGCGGCCCAAGCCCTGGGCTAG
- a CDS encoding LysE family translocator → MDIVAALPAFVVAVVLISASPGPAMALIMRRAALRGLSGAVPTVLGLEAGLYVWALCAGAGLAALVAASEVAYLVLRVVGAAFLLYLGVRSWRAVWRSRKAGPAGEADRDLPGASPRTWWRAFGEGVVVMLANPKAAAFMIAFYPQFVPADRPLLATTALLALLQVAVETVLYLALAAVVGRAGTWFRRPAVRRRLDAVSGTVLVALGLRMAVESR, encoded by the coding sequence ATGGACATCGTCGCCGCTCTTCCCGCATTCGTCGTCGCCGTGGTGCTGATCTCGGCGTCCCCCGGCCCCGCGATGGCGTTGATCATGCGTCGTGCGGCGCTGCGGGGGCTGTCCGGAGCCGTGCCGACCGTTCTGGGGCTGGAGGCCGGGCTGTACGTGTGGGCGTTGTGCGCCGGCGCCGGCCTGGCCGCCCTGGTGGCCGCCTCAGAGGTCGCCTACCTCGTCCTCCGCGTGGTCGGCGCGGCCTTCCTGCTGTATCTGGGGGTGAGGTCATGGCGGGCCGTCTGGCGCAGCCGCAAGGCGGGACCGGCCGGCGAAGCCGACCGGGACCTGCCGGGCGCCTCGCCGCGGACGTGGTGGAGGGCCTTCGGGGAGGGGGTCGTGGTGATGCTGGCCAACCCGAAGGCCGCCGCGTTCATGATCGCGTTCTATCCGCAGTTCGTCCCCGCGGACCGGCCGCTGCTCGCCACGACCGCGCTGCTGGCGCTGCTCCAGGTGGCCGTCGAGACCGTCCTGTACCTGGCGCTGGCCGCCGTGGTCGGGCGCGCCGGCACGTGGTTCCGCCGGCCGGCCGTCCGCCGCCGGCTGGACGCCGTCAGCGGGACGGTGCTGGTCGCCCTCGGGCTGCGGATGGCCGTCGAGAGCCGCTGA
- a CDS encoding LysR family transcriptional regulator, whose amino-acid sequence MLDVRRLYLLRELDRRGTIAAVAEALTFTASAVSQQLSALEREAGVALLERSGRRVVLTPAGRSLVAHADAVLERLEMAVAELAGAREGIGGPLRIGTFPSGGHTIVPAALAELARRHPALEPMVQEIDSARVSDGLRAGELDVALVHDYDFVPASPDTAVDEVPLLEEPMYLATGASAGTAGRGDTLAELLGPYAGVPWITARDGTTGHAMAVRACQAAGFQPRIRHQVNDFRTVLALAATGQGAGFVPEMATARTPAGVVLTRLPLFRRSKVAFRAGGGAHPAIAAFVAAARAAVGRMSDSARHRAVE is encoded by the coding sequence ATGCTCGATGTCCGTCGCCTCTACCTGCTGCGCGAGCTGGACCGGCGGGGCACGATCGCGGCCGTGGCCGAGGCGCTGACCTTCACCGCGTCCGCCGTCTCCCAGCAGCTGAGCGCGCTGGAACGCGAGGCGGGTGTGGCCCTGCTGGAACGCAGCGGCAGGCGGGTGGTCCTCACGCCCGCGGGCCGGTCCCTCGTCGCGCACGCCGACGCCGTGCTGGAACGCCTCGAGATGGCGGTCGCCGAACTGGCCGGCGCGCGGGAGGGCATCGGCGGGCCACTGCGCATCGGGACCTTCCCCTCCGGGGGCCACACCATCGTGCCCGCCGCGCTGGCCGAGCTGGCCCGGCGGCATCCCGCGCTGGAACCGATGGTGCAGGAGATCGACTCGGCGCGCGTCTCCGACGGCCTGCGAGCCGGCGAACTCGACGTGGCCCTCGTCCACGACTACGACTTCGTGCCCGCGTCACCGGACACCGCGGTGGACGAGGTGCCCCTGCTGGAGGAGCCGATGTACCTCGCCACCGGCGCCTCGGCCGGGACCGCCGGCCGCGGTGACACGCTGGCGGAACTGCTCGGCCCCTATGCCGGGGTTCCGTGGATCACCGCACGGGACGGCACGACCGGTCACGCGATGGCCGTGCGTGCCTGCCAGGCGGCCGGGTTCCAGCCGAGAATCCGCCACCAGGTCAACGATTTCCGCACGGTGCTGGCCCTGGCCGCCACCGGGCAGGGGGCCGGGTTCGTACCGGAAATGGCCACTGCGCGAACCCCCGCAGGCGTGGTGCTGACCAGGTTGCCGTTGTTCCGCCGGTCGAAGGTCGCCTTCCGCGCGGGCGGCGGCGCGCATCCGGCGATCGCCGCATTCGTGGCCGCGGCGAGAGCGGCGGTCGGCCGGATGAGCGATTCCGCCCGGCACCGAGCCGTGGAGTGA
- a CDS encoding TFIIB-type zinc ribbon-containing protein yields the protein MQCPKCRGTMRTYDRNGVHIEQCEMCRGIFLDYGELEALTRMQQQYMQAPPPPAAPAAPAAPAWGASPQVHHHHHGQPHHYRQKSVFHMLFST from the coding sequence ATGCAGTGCCCCAAGTGTCGTGGCACGATGCGGACGTACGACCGCAACGGTGTCCACATCGAGCAGTGTGAGATGTGCCGGGGGATCTTCCTGGACTACGGCGAGCTCGAGGCCCTCACCAGGATGCAGCAGCAGTACATGCAGGCCCCGCCGCCCCCCGCGGCCCCGGCGGCTCCGGCGGCCCCGGCCTGGGGCGCGAGCCCGCAGGTGCATCACCACCACCACGGCCAGCCGCACCACTACCGGCAGAAGAGCGTCTTCCACATGCTCTTCTCCACCTGA
- a CDS encoding AMP-binding protein, giving the protein MPADIDVPDIPVTRLLDDAAARRPRNTAFWFFGRRLTYRQVLRSADRFAAGLRSLGVGPGDRVALLLPNCPQQVIAFFGALRLGAIVAQHNPLYTEEEMRHQLADCGARVVVVLDRSYPTLRAVRRTVRLEHVVVTSIVDYLPWYRRLALRLPLASARRERARVTAEVPPDTGVVRFAELLRRPARRVRQAEVDPARHLAVIQYTGGTEGRPKGVMLTHRNLIANACQQHAWDVGCRYGAEVTLAVLPLFHSFGLMSCLISPVMKAGAVVLLPRFNVARTVRVLRRHRPTIFPGVPTLYQELMGTPGVTRRDLASVRIFLSGASGIDERTIARFREWGLRGLIQAYGLTEASPAVSANPLDGSARNRTVGLPLPGTEVLVVDSEDPTVVLPPGRPGELVVRGPQVFAGYWNRPEETARVLSPNGWLRTGDIGVMDPDGWLTIIDRKRDLVKVNGFSVYPSEVEEVLRRHPAVLDCAVLGLPDERRGERVVACVVEHPAYPFSAEELRRHCEKYLSHYKVPARFVPFTELPRSPVGKVRRRVLREEYLRGGLPCG; this is encoded by the coding sequence GTGCCCGCGGACATCGACGTTCCCGACATCCCGGTGACCCGGCTGCTCGACGACGCCGCCGCCCGGCGCCCGCGCAACACCGCGTTCTGGTTCTTCGGCCGCCGGCTCACCTACCGGCAGGTGCTCCGGTCGGCCGACCGGTTCGCCGCCGGGCTGCGGTCGCTCGGGGTGGGGCCGGGCGACCGGGTGGCGCTGCTCCTGCCGAACTGCCCGCAGCAGGTGATCGCCTTCTTCGGGGCGCTGCGGCTGGGGGCGATCGTGGCGCAGCACAACCCGCTCTACACCGAGGAGGAGATGCGCCACCAGCTCGCCGACTGCGGCGCCCGGGTCGTGGTGGTGCTGGACCGCTCCTACCCGACGCTGCGGGCGGTGCGCCGCACGGTGCGGCTCGAGCACGTGGTGGTCACCTCGATCGTGGACTACCTGCCCTGGTACCGGCGGCTGGCGCTGCGGCTGCCGCTGGCGTCGGCGCGGCGCGAACGGGCCCGCGTCACCGCCGAGGTGCCGCCCGACACCGGCGTGGTGCGCTTCGCCGAGCTGCTGCGCCGCCCGGCGCGGCGGGTGCGGCAGGCGGAGGTCGACCCGGCCCGGCACCTGGCGGTGATCCAGTACACCGGCGGCACCGAGGGCCGGCCCAAGGGCGTGATGCTCACCCACCGCAACCTGATCGCCAACGCCTGCCAGCAGCACGCCTGGGACGTGGGGTGCCGGTACGGGGCGGAGGTCACCTTGGCGGTGCTGCCGCTGTTCCACTCGTTCGGACTGATGAGCTGCCTGATCAGCCCGGTGATGAAGGCGGGCGCGGTGGTGCTGCTGCCGCGGTTCAACGTGGCGCGGACGGTGCGGGTGCTGCGCCGCCACCGGCCGACGATCTTCCCGGGCGTGCCGACGCTCTACCAGGAGCTGATGGGCACGCCGGGGGTGACCCGCAGGGACCTGGCGTCGGTGCGGATCTTCCTGTCGGGCGCCAGCGGGATCGACGAGCGGACCATCGCCCGGTTCCGCGAGTGGGGGCTGCGGGGGCTGATCCAGGCGTACGGGCTGACCGAGGCGTCCCCGGCGGTGTCGGCCAACCCGTTGGACGGCAGCGCCCGCAACCGGACGGTGGGGCTGCCGCTGCCGGGCACCGAAGTGCTGGTGGTGGACTCCGAGGACCCCACGGTGGTGCTGCCGCCGGGCCGGCCGGGCGAGCTGGTGGTGCGCGGCCCGCAGGTGTTCGCCGGGTACTGGAACCGGCCGGAGGAGACCGCCCGGGTGCTGTCCCCCAACGGCTGGCTGCGCACCGGCGACATCGGGGTGATGGACCCCGACGGCTGGCTGACGATCATCGACCGCAAGCGGGACCTGGTCAAGGTGAACGGGTTCAGTGTGTACCCCTCGGAGGTCGAGGAGGTGCTGCGGCGGCATCCGGCGGTGCTGGACTGCGCGGTGCTGGGGCTGCCGGACGAGCGGCGCGGCGAGCGGGTGGTGGCGTGCGTGGTGGAGCATCCGGCCTACCCGTTCTCGGCCGAGGAGCTGCGCCGGCACTGCGAGAAGTACCTGTCGCACTACAAGGTCCCGGCCCGGTTCGTGCCGTTCACCGAGCTGCCGCGGTCGCCGGTCGGCAAGGTGCGGCGGCGGGTGCTGCGGGAGGAGTACCTGCGGGGCGGGCTGCCCTGCGGCTAG
- a CDS encoding phosphotransferase enzyme family protein, which produces MPDTSSPLGAELVAIGRAAPGGDPRAEPVVLYDRHGVLVIRVGGVVVKAHQADRDNGPRLAARMAAAAALPGLLLPPVGPPRQVRGRVVTVWPYGEPVGPEDPPWEEGGRLLARLHLADHHRIPPVPRWDRPVRTAQVVARLDPDGAEERVVREAFASLPAWVRGQAPAPPPARRTLIHGDWHLGQLVGLPDGTWRMIDIEDLGVGDPAWDLARPAALFSAGVLPPEDWARFLAGYASAGGPAAPPGEDLWDSLDIPARTLAIQIAATCVISARTEGRPLDGFEGALVDACSRISATRRSPGE; this is translated from the coding sequence GTGCCCGATACCTCCTCCCCCCTGGGCGCCGAGCTGGTCGCGATCGGCCGGGCGGCGCCCGGCGGCGACCCCCGCGCCGAGCCGGTCGTCCTGTACGACCGGCACGGGGTGCTGGTGATCCGGGTGGGCGGGGTGGTGGTGAAGGCGCACCAGGCCGACCGGGACAACGGGCCGCGGCTGGCCGCGCGGATGGCGGCGGCGGCCGCGCTGCCCGGCCTGCTGCTGCCGCCGGTGGGGCCGCCGCGGCAGGTGCGGGGCCGGGTGGTGACGGTGTGGCCGTACGGGGAGCCGGTCGGCCCGGAGGATCCGCCGTGGGAGGAGGGCGGCCGGCTGCTGGCCCGGCTGCACCTGGCCGACCACCACCGGATCCCGCCGGTGCCGCGCTGGGACCGCCCGGTGCGCACCGCCCAGGTGGTGGCCCGGCTGGACCCGGACGGCGCGGAGGAACGGGTGGTCCGGGAGGCGTTCGCGAGCCTGCCCGCCTGGGTGCGCGGACAGGCCCCGGCGCCGCCGCCCGCCCGCCGGACGCTGATCCACGGCGACTGGCATCTGGGCCAGCTCGTGGGGCTGCCGGACGGCACCTGGCGGATGATCGACATCGAGGACCTGGGGGTCGGCGATCCGGCCTGGGACCTGGCGCGGCCCGCGGCGCTGTTCTCGGCGGGGGTGCTGCCGCCGGAGGACTGGGCCCGTTTCCTGGCCGGTTACGCCTCCGCCGGAGGGCCCGCGGCGCCCCCCGGGGAGGACCTGTGGGACTCGCTGGACATACCGGCGCGAACTCTGGCGATCCAAATCGCGGCCACCTGCGTCATATCTGCGCGGACCGAAGGACGGCCGCTCGACGGGTTCGAAGGCGCGCTCGTCGACGCATGCAGCAGAATCTCGGCTACCAGGAGGTCCCCGGGGGAGTGA
- the pgm gene encoding phosphoglucomutase (alpha-D-glucose-1,6-bisphosphate-dependent) codes for MVHERAGQPARPEDLVDIARLVTAYYTRHPDPGDPAQQVSFGTSGHRGSALSSSFNEDHILATSQAICEYRAAQGVDGPLFLGADTHALSEPAKASALEVFAANGVRVLIDDRDGYTPTPAVSHAILRYNKGRTSGLADGVVVTPSHNPPGDGGFKYNPPNGGPAGTDATSWIQDRANALIAGGLKEVRRIPYERALTADTTGRHDFLGTYVDDLPNVLDLDAIRSAGVRIGADPLGGASVAYWGEIAERHRLDLTVVNPVTDPTWRFMTLDWDGKIRMDCSSAYAMASLIDNRAAYDVATGNDADSDRHGIVTPDAGLMNPNHFLAVAIDHLYTHRDGWPAAAGVGKTLVSSGMIDKVAAALGRPLVEVPVGFKWFTGGLLDGTIGFGGEESAGAAFLRRDGSAWTTDKDGIILALLAAEITAVTGESPSRRYAALAERHGAPAYARVDAPATRAQKAVLKRLSAEQITATELAGDPITAVLTEAPGNGAPIGGVKVCTEHAWFAARPSGTEDVYKIYAESFRGPDHLARVQEEARALVGRTLGG; via the coding sequence ATGGTGCATGAGCGCGCTGGACAGCCGGCCCGGCCGGAGGACCTGGTCGACATCGCCCGCCTGGTGACCGCCTACTACACGCGGCATCCCGATCCGGGCGACCCGGCCCAGCAGGTGTCGTTCGGCACCTCCGGGCACCGCGGGTCGGCCCTTTCCTCCTCGTTCAACGAGGACCACATCCTGGCCACCAGCCAGGCCATCTGCGAGTACCGCGCCGCGCAGGGCGTGGACGGCCCGCTGTTCCTGGGGGCCGACACCCACGCCCTGTCCGAGCCCGCCAAGGCCTCCGCGCTGGAGGTGTTCGCGGCCAACGGCGTGCGGGTGCTCATCGACGACCGGGACGGCTACACGCCCACCCCGGCCGTCTCCCACGCCATCCTGCGGTACAACAAGGGCCGCACCTCGGGGCTCGCGGACGGGGTCGTCGTCACCCCGTCGCACAACCCGCCCGGCGACGGCGGCTTCAAGTACAACCCCCCGAACGGGGGACCGGCCGGCACCGACGCGACCTCCTGGATCCAGGACCGGGCCAACGCCCTCATCGCCGGGGGGCTCAAGGAGGTCCGGCGGATCCCCTACGAGCGGGCGCTGACCGCCGACACCACCGGCCGCCACGACTTCCTCGGCACCTACGTCGACGACCTGCCGAACGTGCTGGACCTGGACGCGATCCGGTCCGCCGGGGTGCGGATCGGCGCCGACCCGCTCGGCGGCGCCTCCGTCGCCTACTGGGGCGAGATCGCCGAACGGCACCGCCTCGACCTCACCGTGGTCAACCCGGTCACCGACCCCACCTGGCGGTTCATGACGCTGGACTGGGACGGGAAGATCCGGATGGACTGCTCGTCGGCGTACGCGATGGCCTCGCTGATCGACAACCGCGCCGCCTACGACGTCGCCACCGGCAACGACGCCGACTCCGACCGGCACGGCATCGTCACCCCCGACGCCGGGCTGATGAACCCCAACCACTTCCTGGCCGTCGCCATCGACCACCTCTACACGCACCGCGACGGCTGGCCCGCCGCCGCCGGGGTCGGCAAGACCCTGGTCAGCAGCGGCATGATCGACAAGGTCGCGGCGGCGCTCGGCCGGCCGCTGGTCGAGGTGCCGGTCGGGTTCAAGTGGTTCACCGGCGGGCTGCTGGACGGCACGATCGGATTCGGCGGCGAGGAGAGCGCCGGGGCGGCGTTCCTGCGCCGCGACGGGTCGGCGTGGACCACCGACAAGGACGGGATCATCCTGGCGCTGCTGGCCGCCGAGATCACCGCCGTCACCGGCGAGTCCCCCAGCCGCCGGTACGCCGCGCTCGCCGAGCGGCACGGCGCCCCCGCCTACGCCCGGGTCGACGCGCCCGCCACCCGCGCGCAGAAGGCGGTGCTGAAGAGGCTGTCGGCCGAGCAGATCACCGCGACCGAGCTGGCCGGGGACCCGATCACCGCGGTGCTCACCGAGGCGCCCGGCAACGGCGCCCCGATCGGCGGGGTCAAGGTCTGCACCGAGCACGCCTGGTTCGCCGCCCGGCCGTCCGGCACCGAGGACGTCTACAAGATCTACGCCGAGTCGTTCCGCGGACCCGACCATCTGGCCCGGGTCCAGGAGGAGGCCCGTGCCCTGGTGGGCCGCACCCTGGGCGGCTGA